Genomic segment of Ostrinia nubilalis chromosome 10, ilOstNubi1.1, whole genome shotgun sequence:
tgtaaggtaataaaaaaaacgttcAACAATTCAACATAATACAatgtctttattttttgttagttaGGTATAAGAAGTTACATATAAACTagcaaatcaaaatcaaatcaaattacttatcaaatagaacagATAAATTGTTAagaagcgtaattacgtaattaattaagcattttatttaaaaagtaatatcaaactattttcaccTTTCATTaaacgcaatacactcgtggcatgtttttaaatatacagcggacagcgcatgcaataaaattattattaaattaaaaacacaacgcgcgcgacacccgcgacggatggactgcgaggttcgcttagagctcgtgtaaagcgtgcgtctgtgtgcgtgagtgtgatttcgagcgtttgtatgaagcttccgtactgtttgatttatctactgtggtgtGAGGGACCTACAACAAAGTTGTCAGAGATCAAGCAAATGAAAAGTATACTCAAAGGTAGACTTATTTGTATTTCataagtaagaaatatttatataTAATCTCAAACACGTGTGAGAAGACGCGAACGTGATCTCGAGCAAATACGGAAAGATAAACAATCCGATATTCCCGATATCGCTTTACACTGGGCACAAACGTGACTGTCGCAATCGCAAGTTGTGGACTCGGGGTGTCACTTTCGATGGCTCGAGACGGCGAGAGGTCCTGACGAGTGGCTGTCGAGGGCTCGCAGGGTCCGAGAGGCGGGTCGCTAACAGCTGATGGCGGTCCCCGCGGCCCGAGCGACGGCGGGGCCCGCGATCGATGCCCGCGCCCCCCGCCCCTCACTTCGAGACGCCCGCTGGGTGTCTCACTTTCCCGCTTTTCTTTACCTCATATACACACACATACATAAAGCTATAGCTTCTGACTTCGCGTCATGTTTTGATTCAAGTCCCACTTTGCGTCTTGTACGCGTGATGGATTACAGCCTTTACATACGAGTTGCGCTTCGTCGCGATCCCCTTTGTATGCCATGCTGCCCATTGTTTGCTACGGGAAAGCTTTATTTTAGACTTTTATATaccataacaaaaagaaaatCCCTATATGTTTACATTCCAGTTCCTTCATTGCTGTGTTACGACTAGgcgattgtttgtttgtattattgAATCATGATTgctgtttattttcattttacaagTTTATTGTTTTTAGGCGTAATCGTCTTTCATCGACAGATGTTTGCCTGCAGCAGTATTTCTTATTGTGTTGTTGTTACCCCTCGATTTCGGatcaaaattcaataaaacaatgCCCTCCGGCTCTCAATATTCACAGGACAGACGTAATTGAATTTGACTGCATCGTCGACACTTGAATAAATTAGATCCAGTCGCAAAATGCGACAAATTCTATTTTCGTTCGGTTGACTGAGATCTGGAATGCGTATGTTGTCTGACAAGGATTTTCGACATGGAAAACAGTATCATAAGGAATtttggtaggtacctatatactAGGTATacgttattgttttaatttggtTACAGTAAAATTAATATCTTTCTGTATCACATAGAATGAGAAAAATACTAATTGATGATTGACATATTATATTACTGCATTACCTTTTGTCACAttctaaaaagtaaaaagtatttgagcaaaagataggtaataatattcaaattgtGCATTTGCAgacttacaattattttttatttctattcgtTTTCTTTCTCTGAAATCAAGGGAGCCCTCCATCGTCGGTGCTTCGTGCCCTTCAAACACTTTGAGTTAAGTTATATTATCATTCCTTTCCCTTCGCTCGTTTGTTGAGTACCTTCTACTGCACGACGAAATTACATCTCGCGTTGATTCCCTTTCCTCGTTCGCTCCTTAATTCTTCTTTGAAGACTTGCATAAAGTTCTATATTGTTCTTTATTATCATTCCTGGTCCGTAATTTGTTTCGGTGAAGTTTTGCGTAGCCATTCCTAAGCTTTTAAGATAACTGGAATGCATTAGTAGCAAAATAATGAATGTGCAAGAAGGAAATACGAGATTTTGATGGAGAGTCGTTACGTAGCTTTGAAAAGGGAAATCTTTCCACATTTACCTGCCACCAATTCTCAGTATTTTTTTCTGGTAAATatgtagttaattaataaataactggTAGCAGCATAGTATAGATACTCGGATATATCGGATGAGGTTCTCTCAAACTTAAATAACCTGCCTGCATCTAACGATGCAGTTGGGATAATTCCCCAGAACTAAACCAACTGAGGCAAAATAAAGGGTGGTTTGACATTTACCTGTCAATTACTCATTATAACTTCCACTTGATTTCAGGTGATTGCTCTGATATGCGGCCTGCTGGTCGTGATCCTGATGGTGTTGGGCCTGGCGTCGGCGGATTGGTTGATGGCTGCCGGCTGGAGGCAGGGCCTCTTCATGCACTGCATAGACCCCGAGGCGCCCACGCCGCTGCCCTTTGACATTACTGCACAGCCCGGCTGCTATGCGGCTAGACCAGCGCCTTATATTAAGTAAGTGGAATATAAGCTTATGACCATAGCGATTGGCGATTTAGATACGAATATAAGAGACTAGCCGAAAATCGTCCGGTCTTTTGTGAGTAGCCCCTACTCTTCTGGCGTGAAAAGCCCCCAAGTAACCCACCTGCCGTCACCCAGCTTGTGAGTGAATCGtcttttcagccacaggacgtccactgctgaatataggtctcctccaatgatttccagacgGTTGGCCTGTATCCTTTTAGATTTCTTTAGACATGAAGTTAGTTAAAAACAGATTAGGAGTACGTCAACTCAATAGACAAtagacaccaccaatcaattgacgtactttttaaaactgtcaatacGAAACTCtctcatagattttgtatggcactacaagcaagtgacgtcactattttgtcaactcaaactacttttttttctattacaatgcgaccaaaaatcgtaatttacaggtaatttcaaattaattaagtttttaagaccagaatgaagtgtctttttagaaaagttgtgatttcgaattattggagaatggtgtcaaattgtccatTGACTGACAtatactacgagtattttttatttcaaaataactcTGGTTAATTGAAAACGAATTATTATGGTTTTCCAGGGCTAGATTTAAGCTTTTTTTTGTCTGTCGTGGAGTTATTGGATAAATAATAGTGTCAATTACCTTGGACTGCGCTCTCACGTTGTTATCACTTGTTGCAGGGCGGCAGCCGGGCTGTGCGTGGCGACCCTGGCGGCTGATGTCTGCGGCGCGCTCCTCACAGGCCTAGGGCTCCGCTCCACGGAGAACCGCACCAAGTTCCGCTACTACCGGTTCGCGGTGCTAGCCATGGCGCTTGCACGTGAGTGTACTTTCATTTCGATTAATCAGTTTCTTAAAAATTTGTTGCGGCTAATTTTGAGTGATATTTTGACACGAAATTTCACAATCTATACcaggggtctccaaactttGAAACCTTGgggcataatatttttttcggtatgttgcaagggccataacaattttaatttttctgccCACCAATGCAAACTTACGCTTATTAGTCTTAAGCTGTCGCGGGCCGGATAGATGCCAGTGGCGGGCCGGTTATGGCCCGCGGGCCgtagtttggagacccctgATCTAtactatataatattataaatgcaaaagtaactgtCTCTCTATTACACTTTCACGTCTGAACCACTGAACCATTTTTGGTGAAAATGATATTAATAGAGATATAGATAGATTTTCCTCGACAGGCGAAATGTTacgcgggcaaaaactagtaaaatatacgtattttagttatttggcTCTTTCAtggatttattttaatttcccgCAAAATCAGGCTTCAAAATGTCATCGAGTCCAATGCTAATTATATTGTGTACCCAATAACTTTACTCTATCCCACGTTTTCTCATATCTTATGATTCTGCGTCAGTGTAAAATAATTCGGCGCAGAAATCGTCTGAATATCACCTGTTGTTCGTCATAACATGACCAAAGTCCAATAAACAAGCATTAACATTTCTTAGCTCTTTTGTataatacctatgtatttatCTCCACGATAGACAGGTCATGACATGGCCTCATTTTCTGATGATAAACTACTAATTGATGCATTAACAAAACATTGTCTGTTGTTTCAGTGATGTGCATATTAATAGCGCTAGTGATCTACCCGGTTTGTTTCGCCGCAGAGTTAAATTTGGGTATGTATTTGAGTGCTTTTTATCGGAACATTGGCCAGCGTCGGCTGATCGATCTCTGTTGTGTAAACTTTGGTCGGGTTTCTTCTTTACATTACGTTGAacaaatatttatctattttcgttgttatagtctatccaatatagcttgattagaatgacggctgtcaaacgaatgtgactagtgctgggtatgtttcgtacggttcacatagatgtatcgataagttttcgaaaaaatgatataaaaaaatgcacccaatttttcttcatatctttattcataaaaatgacaattatgatttaaatttaaagacagtaaaatttaaaattcatgtcaagggtgtacaacctaagtcgtagtcattatcatcagtgttcttcagtgggtttttcctctcgctagagggcggtgggcatctcttctagagcaacggtgctatgaatacccaaaaaattaccggtgattgatttccgatgtttgattatttaagaatgaaatgttttttggtttttaatagtgaacatttagaaaaacgtataacttgacttaaatatgttaaaacattagttagaaaaaaaaggacattgtcagaaaccgcctaaaaaaccgcccaaaaacattaacccatcataattattttctattttttttaatacattaagcaccctttcattctaatggacacttaagcattgaaaaattaaataaataagtcttttaacgtttattctataatactattacaacttccggacgttttggtgcgtggcatggtctaaaacctatcaagttccataatttttgccgataaaatctgtacgaggcattaccgtactttattgctgggagtccatgtatagtgatgttcctgcggccatcatagacaataaaatatcgattttgaaaataaaataaatcgattaaactgctttgaagactagatttgcgttaaaagctaaaaagatattgacagt
This window contains:
- the LOC135075104 gene encoding transmembrane protein 47 isoform X2 → MASTTMIETISIVRPLKVIALICGLLVVILMVLGLASADWLMAAGWRQGLFMHCIDPEAPTPLPFDITAQPGCYAARPAPYIKAAAGLCVATLAADVCGALLTGLGLRSTENRTKFRYYRFAVLAMALALMCILIALVIYPVCFAAELNLGNRSVWEFGWAYGVGWGAAIFLFGAVVLLLCDKESEEVYFKQRKVVQADGGARP
- the LOC135075104 gene encoding transmembrane protein 47 isoform X1, with the translated sequence MQGRAGAGPGGQRSHPRALPPPVLPPPPQFATEQDEMPANQIAQVIALICGLLVVILMVLGLASADWLMAAGWRQGLFMHCIDPEAPTPLPFDITAQPGCYAARPAPYIKAAAGLCVATLAADVCGALLTGLGLRSTENRTKFRYYRFAVLAMALALMCILIALVIYPVCFAAELNLGNRSVWEFGWAYGVGWGAAIFLFGAVVLLLCDKESEEVYFKQRKVVQADGGARP